In Alkalihalobacillus sp. FSL W8-0930, a single window of DNA contains:
- a CDS encoding 50S ribosomal protein L7ae-like protein: MSYEKVEQGSNPFVGIKQTLKALDNDLVSELVIASDADTRIVTQAEQLAQTKRIPIVYVDSMKKLGKACGIDVGAATVALRK; the protein is encoded by the coding sequence ATGTCTTATGAAAAAGTCGAACAGGGTTCAAACCCATTTGTTGGTATAAAACAGACACTTAAAGCGCTAGACAATGATCTTGTTAGTGAGCTGGTGATTGCCAGTGATGCTGATACTCGCATTGTCACACAGGCTGAGCAGCTTGCTCAGACAAAGCGCATTCCGATTGTATATGTCGACTCAATGAAGAAGCTTGGAAAAGCTTGTGGAATTGATGTCGGCGCAGCCACTGTAGCGTTAAGGAAGTAA
- the rpsL gene encoding 30S ribosomal protein S12 translates to MPTINQLIRKGREAKGKKSDSPALNKGFNSFKKSQTDVSSPQKRGVCTRVGTMTPKKPNSALRKYARVRLTNGIEVTAYIPGIGHNLQEHSVVLIRGGRVKDLPGVRYHIVRGALDTAGVQNRMQGRSKYGTKKPKEKK, encoded by the coding sequence ATGCCTACTATTAATCAGTTAATCCGTAAAGGCCGTGAAGCAAAAGGGAAGAAGTCAGATTCTCCAGCGCTTAACAAAGGATTCAACAGCTTCAAAAAGTCCCAAACAGACGTATCTTCACCACAAAAACGTGGTGTTTGCACACGTGTGGGTACTATGACTCCGAAGAAGCCGAACTCGGCGCTTCGTAAGTATGCGCGTGTTCGTTTAACAAACGGAATTGAAGTTACAGCTTACATTCCTGGTATCGGACACAACCTACAAGAGCACAGTGTAGTACTTATTCGTGGCGGACGTGTGAAAGACTTACCAGGGGTACGTTATCACATCGTTCGTGGCGCACTTGATACAGCTGGTGTACAAAACCGTATGCAAGGACGCTCGAAGTATGGTACGAAAAAGCCAAAAGAAAAGAAATAA
- the rpsG gene encoding 30S ribosomal protein S7, with product MPRKGPVPRRDVLPDPIYNSKLVTRLINRIMIDGKRGIAQTILYNAFETVKERSGNDPMEVFDQALKNIMPVLEVKARRVGGTNYQVPIEVKPERRTTLGLRWLVNYARLRGEKTMEERLANEILDAANNTGASVKKREDTHKMAEANKAFAHYRW from the coding sequence ATGCCTCGTAAAGGTCCAGTCCCACGTCGTGACGTATTGCCAGATCCGATCTACAATTCTAAACTTGTTACACGTCTAATCAACCGTATTATGATTGACGGAAAGAGAGGAATTGCTCAAACCATTCTTTATAATGCGTTTGAAACAGTGAAGGAGCGCAGCGGTAACGATCCTATGGAAGTTTTCGACCAAGCTCTTAAGAACATCATGCCAGTTCTTGAAGTTAAAGCCCGCCGTGTTGGTGGTACAAACTATCAAGTGCCGATTGAAGTTAAACCAGAGCGTCGTACAACTTTAGGATTACGCTGGTTGGTAAACTATGCACGTCTACGCGGAGAGAAAACCATGGAAGAGCGTCTTGCGAATGAAATCCTTGATGCTGCTAACAACACTGGTGCTTCTGTTAAGAAACGCGAAGACACGCACAAGATGGCTGAAGCAAACAAAGCGTTTGCTCACTATCGCTGGTAA